In the genome of Planococcus donghaensis, the window ACTTTCTTTGTTCGATTAATACGCATATACATCGGACGTAAAAATGGTACTGCTACTGCAATAAGCAATTGATTTAACACAGCAATATACATACCATGTCCACCAATGATAATTCGACTAATCGCCGCAACCAAAAATAAAACAGCAGAGACGATTGGTCCTCCGTAAAGCGCGCCTAAAATCATCGGCACTTGACGCAAATCAAATATATAATCTTCTGAGACAACTTGATATGGAAATGTCATACATAGAACAATTGAAATAGAAAATAGAATGGTCAAACTAAGACGGTGACTGACAAAAAAGTTTCTTTGACCTGTTGTCGTCAACATTTGATACACAATAATTGGAAAGATAATGAAGAAGATATTATTGATCATGCCGGTCATCATTGCTTCCAAATTTCCCATCTCCACTTCTTTCCATCAGTTTCTATTAGTATACAATTCCCCTTTGTTCCCTACCACCTTTTTTGTTGTCCACTTTCTACTTCTTAAAAGGATGAAGCGTGGTCTCTTTCAGCTTATTCACTAGACGTTCGCGTCTCTTTTTCATACCTGCAAGTGAAATATTTTCAATAAGTGCTAGTTCTTTTAAGCTATACTCTTTCACATAAAATGTATCTAACAACCATATTTCTTGCTCGGTTAACATGCTTACATCCAGCCAGTCTGGCAAACTTTCTTCGATTTCTTCTAGACTCTCTTCTTTCATGTCAGCACCGAGGTAACTTATCTGCTCATTTCGTTTAGCTTCCCGTTTTAATTCGTCAAGCATAGCACCTTGAATACTGCGATAGGCAAACGGTGTGAAATTTCCTTTTGTCTCATCAAATCGCTGCCACGCTTGCCATAAAGCTATATTCCCAAGTTGACGAAAACTTTCATAATCACGATAAATGTGGAGCTTGCGGATC includes:
- a CDS encoding sigma-70 family RNA polymerase sigma factor; translated protein: MKNFEEVADQYAPMISAMIRKLHIYRDYESFRQLGNIALWQAWQRFDETKGNFTPFAYRSIQGAMLDELKREAKRNEQISYLGADMKEESLEEIEESLPDWLDVSMLTEQEIWLLDTFYVKEYSLKELALIENISLAGMKKRRERLVNKLKETTLHPFKK